The Raphanus sativus cultivar WK10039 unplaced genomic scaffold, ASM80110v3 Scaffold3818, whole genome shotgun sequence nucleotide sequence TCAACGGTCCGTATCTGATTCAAGAAAACCATTcgaattaaatttttaatttttcgtTCTCTTAAACCGGTTTAAAcctgatctctctctctccggaACAGTCCCCCTCGTCGTCTCCATCTCTTCTGAAACATCATGAACCCTTACTAATGGCGTCTCTCCTCCGCATCCTAACATCCGAACCTCTCGCTCACAACGTGAACCAACTCCGATTCATCTCAACCGCTTCATCCCTCCTCACCTCACTCACCACCAATCATAAGAAGAGCCGGCACGTTCTCTCCCTCCTCAGAACCGAGAACAACCCAGATCGAATCCTCGAAATCTGCAGATCCGCTTCCCTCTCCCCTCACCACAACCACCACCTCCACCGCGTCGCCTTCTCCCTCGCGGTCGCCACACTATCCAGCCAGAAACACCTCTCCGCCGTGTCCCACCTCCTCGACGGGTTCATCAACAGCCAACCTCATCCCAGATCCGAGAGCTCCGCCGTCCGCGCGATCATCCTCTACGGCCGAGCGAACATGCTCGATCGGTCTCTACAGACATTCCACAACCTCGAGAGGTACGAGATCCAGAGAACGGTGAAGTCGTTGAACGCTCTGTTACTCGCTTGCTTGACGGCGAGAGATTACGAGGAAGCGAAACGAGTCTACTCCGAAACGCCGAGGAAGTACGGCATCGAGCCTGATCTCGAGACTTACAACCGAATCGTCAGAGCGTTATGCGAATCTAACTCGACGAGCTCGAGTTACTCAATCGTCGCGGAGATGGAGAGGAGGCGAGTGAAGCCGAGAGCTTCCACCTTCGGGTTGATGATCGCTGGGTTTTATAAGGAAGGGAAGTACGACGAGGTGAGGAGAGTGTTGAGGTTGATGAGAGAGTTTGGAGTTCACGTGGGTATCGCGACGTACAATATTATGGTTCGGTGTTTGTGCGAGGGGAAGAGAAGTAGAGAAGCTAAAGCGTTGCTCTGTGGAGTTGTGTCGAGTAGGATGAGACCGAACTCGGAGACGTATTCGATTTTGATTCGTGGGTTTTGCGGTGAGGGGGATTTGGATGAGGCGATGGGTGTGTTTGAGGTTATGGTGAAGAGCGGGTGCAAGCCGGGTAGTGAGTGTTACTTTGGTTTGATACGGTGTTTGTGTGAAAGAGGAGAGTTTGAGACGGCTTTGGTGCTTTGTAAGGAGAGTATGGAGAGGAATTGGGTTCCGAGTTTCAGT carries:
- the LOC130506948 gene encoding pentatricopeptide repeat-containing protein At1g11630, mitochondrial-like; amino-acid sequence: MASLLRILTSEPLAHNVNQLRFISTASSLLTSLTTNHKKSRHVLSLLRTENNPDRILEICRSASLSPHHNHHLHRVAFSLAVATLSSQKHLSAVSHLLDGFINSQPHPRSESSAVRAIILYGRANMLDRSLQTFHNLERYEIQRTVKSLNALLLACLTARDYEEAKRVYSETPRKYGIEPDLETYNRIVRALCESNSTSSSYSIVAEMERRRVKPRASTFGLMIAGFYKEGKYDEVRRVLRLMREFGVHVGIATYNIMVRCLCEGKRSREAKALLCGVVSSRMRPNSETYSILIRGFCGEGDLDEAMGVFEVMVKSGCKPGSECYFGLIRCLCERGEFETALVLCKESMERNWVPSFSVMRWLVHGLVGSNKVDEAREVIALVKDKFSRNVDLWNEVEAELPH